The segment CCGTGTCCGACAAAAGCTACACGAGCAGGAAGAATCGAGCACGAAGCATCAATTCGAACGTCATGCCTCGTTCTATTTAGCTTCGAGACGAAATTACGAGCTCTTCTAGTGACTGACTATTAGTTTCGCTTCGAATATTGTTGATTGgtgtccgcagtctaatcattaccaTTCGATAAaaacgtttaatttttttttttaatactttaAAAATATTCACGTTTTTAGGAACATTATTTAaactgtaaatataaaattctaaaaattctttaaaaaacatatatatgtaatatagaTGTTCTGTTTTGTCAATTTCGATAATCAAGAGTCGGTAAGGATGCTGCCTGTTCAATGTTCTCGATGATTCCATAAATATTCGACTTCTCGTTATGTTAATCGATAGTCGGCAAAATGGCGCCTGCCACGGAGGATCTAACCGATTTACAGAataagatttttgaaaaaattaacaaCAATGCGGTGTCAGAACTTAAAATTTTACTAGCGGCGAGTAAAGTGAAAATGGATTTCGTGGATGAAAATGGTGTAAGTCCGCTTCAACATGCCTGTTACAAAGGAAACAAGGAAATAGTACAGATGCTTCTCGATCAGGTAGGTTAACTTTAGCACAATATAAGAAAATTAGtaaaaaattttcttaattttcttttcttttataatGGTTATTCACTTACGTTTCTAATGAAGATTTAGTGTGTGCATATATCCCTCATCTTTCTCATCTAAGCAATGGAATTCAacgactaatttctttttcaatatAATACATAAATGTTGATTAATTTCATATAAGGAGGTCAGAGTAATATGTAATTAATCATTTGGAAATATACTCCAGTAATTATTCAGTAAATATTTAATAccatatatatttacatttaataaaagtagcTTGAACAAATGTATGAGCAACGATTAAAACCAACCTAGTCCGTTGGCttaaatattattgaaaaatgtaaaaattttatagatttagaaaatatagaagataattttttatttcagggcACAGATGTAAATGCTTGTCAACATGAACATGCATATACAGCGCTTCATTTCGCAGCTCTAAGTGGAAATGCTGAACTATGTCATCTGTTAATGTCGTATGGAGCAAGATTAACAGCTACGAACAGTGTAGGACGGACTCCAGCTCAGATGGCTGCCTTTGTGGGAAATCACAATTGTGTGGCAACTATCAATAACTTTATTCCAAAAGCTGATATAGATTACTACATTAAACCACAAGGACTACAGACTGAGTCGATGCTTCCCCCACACCTAGCAGATTCTTTTCATAAGTTCATTATGCAAGTCAATGTACATCCTGTTCGAGTAGTTATGAATCTGCAAACATGCTCTGGACTGTTAGAAAATGCTGCCAAGGTGAAGACTATATAATTTTCTATTGAaatgttaatttttaaagaacATTATACTCATCTTTATACTTTTCAGGTACAAAAGGTATTAGAATCTATGCGTCATAAGGTCATGACTAGAAGAGCAGAAACTAACGAAGTGATGGCTTTTAAGTATCATTATCTAAGTTGCGTTGTGGCTGAAGTAATCAAATTCCAAAAGAGGCAAGGAGCAATGAAAggggaaaaaattgagaaactaAGCGACGATGGAGATGATAAAAAGTCAGATACTATAGAGGTTTTGATAAGGAAGTTTTTGAAGTGTAGCAAAAGTGATGGTACGCCAGAGTATCAAGAGGCTTTCTTACGAGACACTGTGAGAGAATTTCCATACAGAGAAAGCACAATCTTTCGTCAAATGGTAGCAACTCTTGCCGCCCGTGATCCTCCGTCTGCTGTATCGGTGGTATCAGCCGCAATTAACGGACAGAGAGCGTTTTTCGACAATGCACAAGTTTGCATTACGTGCGGCGAGGATAAGGCTAGTAAAAAATGCAGCAAATGTAAAACAGTGAAATATTGCGACAGGGAATGTCAGAGACTGCATTGGTTCATGCACAAGAAAGCGTGCACAAGATTAGATCAATCCTCAGCGCTAAGCGCAAAAATAAGTGATGCAGACAAAGAACAAATAAGCAGCGCTGTAAGCTCTCGGTTACAGAACCTAAATGTTAATTAAGAATAAGATATATGAAAGTTAATTCTGAATCATATGTTTTGATGTGCTGTATGTACGTGTTTcattgttaattattttaattaagatAGACAAATTAGAGAAAGTGTCACTTACCATATTTTTAGAGAGCATTTCTGACTTTTTATTTTCCAGAGAGTAACGAGACTTTTTATACATTACATTAGGTTTTTACTTTCCTTTTTTCTgtgaatttcttttttataaatattgtattatagatgcTTTTCTTATGTCTGAACACTCGATTAACATATTATTTTCTCAGGATTGTATACTTTTGTGGCTGCTGATGCCATGAAAATAAAACACATGTACGAATGTTTCCATCATTTGAATTTACATTACgtttaaaatattctttcaGAACTCCTTGACCACATTCGAAAAacaaacttttttatgaatagcGATACggaattttattgtaatatagtTTTATTTACAAAACATTTGTATAGTTTGTGGTTttacaaatattatatatatatatacatacaatataaaatcaacaacgtttattttatttattaaatactaTATAACAGAGTTCTATGCAACTTCAAATGTCTTCCATTTCCATATAATGAAAATGCTATAAATTCATACTCCCTTCTTCAATGCGTTTTGTTATTTATCGTGGATCTACGAAggggaacaagttggaactTGGAACACTATGCCTTCAAATTTAGAGCATTCAATGCGGATTAATGAGTTATTATTGTAAcagtaggaaacatttttatttttactttcattttaattaaaaacatcCAATACGAATAAAGATTGATTAGTATCAGAATCCACCGCGTGGTGCGTATCAATCGTGTTACCTCTGCTTTTATCGGAGAGTATAtgcttttatatataaaaatactcTGTGGCTGTGGCTACTAAATATGTAAATTCTCAAAGTATTGGATTATGTATATATTCTCGGagtatttatcaattttctgtTAACCTATCTCTGTAACttcttttgaaaaatatttgcgtGAAAAATGGCAACCTCACAAGCTAATTATCCAAATTCTACAGACAAATTCGATTTCATTGTAGAAAAATTGCTTTTGTTGACGAAAAAGAAACAGAATGAAATAAAGTTAGTCAACAATTATCTTTGCGACCTTAATAAACTTGATTATCGATTTGTTACTAGTTTCGATAACGATGTGAGTCgatttaaaatacattttacgTGTATCAATATTAGACATTTATACACAGCAATATTGTGTAATGTacattattgtaatattcaatttGTTATATTCGTTATTCATCTCTTCATATTCTTCCAAATAAATTGTTTCAAATATATAATTGGTTTACTTCATTTCAATGTTTTAGATATTACAACTGTTGATCAAACAATTATGCGTAATTGCTACACCTACGGAAACAGATCTAATACAAAATACATCGAAACTTTTAGTCAATTTGATTCAAAACAATGCAAAACTTCAGTATCACACATTCGAAAGTGTTAAACAATGGATTTTAGACATATTGGAGTCAGCTTTACCTATTACACACAAAGATGCCATCAATCTTTTGaagtatattttaattaatatagaatTTAAAGATATTAATCATGTAAGCATAATCCTTTTTATTAAACAATACATATATTACTATACGTCATGCTAACTTTAAAGATTATGATTATGTCACatgtaaagtaatttatttttatagtacTTACAATTATTATTGGGAAATGACAAATTCTTAAAGAAATACTTAAGTCCATCCAAGTTACCATGGTCTGAAACCCATTATTATGCGCTTGGTTGCTTAGAAGGAATTTTAATAAAGCAATCTGACCAGAGTTCCATTGATCAAGAATTTATATTTGCCATTAAGAATATTATGCTAAATATCCTTTCATCTTCCTTACAATTAAATGATAATAAACTCCTTTATGCCAAAGTAAGtagtaatatgaaaaaatggaaTAAGATTGATCATTGTCTATTACATCgaattacattaaatttttaGGTTTTGAGTTCGTGTTTACATATACTTTATATTATAGTAGTAAACAAACAACTACCACATTCCATAGACTTTATGGGTGAAATTTTGGGAGTAGTGCaagtatttttatgttatgGCATCAAGGAATATGCACCTGTAAAACCACAGCTTCTGCGACCAGTAGCTATGAATCTGCCCGAACAAGTTCATGTTATTCCTAAGTGCAAAAATCTTAAGAATCATAAGACAAAGATTAAAAAACAGCCTGTCAAGAAACCAAGCACAGAACCGATAAATAATATTGTGACAGAATGTAAAGGCATTAGCATATATTCCAGCGATTCTGATACTTCAGACACCGAAAGTAATAATTCTATATACGCAGACTCCAAAGTTAGATTAGAAGCTGTACACTTATTGCAAGTACTTGCTCAAAATTCGCAAAGCCGTGA is part of the Lasioglossum baleicum chromosome 6, iyLasBale1, whole genome shotgun sequence genome and harbors:
- the LOC143209521 gene encoding ankyrin repeat and MYND domain-containing protein 2 encodes the protein MAPATEDLTDLQNKIFEKINNNAVSELKILLAASKVKMDFVDENGVSPLQHACYKGNKEIVQMLLDQGTDVNACQHEHAYTALHFAALSGNAELCHLLMSYGARLTATNSVGRTPAQMAAFVGNHNCVATINNFIPKADIDYYIKPQGLQTESMLPPHLADSFHKFIMQVNVHPVRVVMNLQTCSGLLENAAKVQKVLESMRHKVMTRRAETNEVMAFKYHYLSCVVAEVIKFQKRQGAMKGEKIEKLSDDGDDKKSDTIEVLIRKFLKCSKSDGTPEYQEAFLRDTVREFPYRESTIFRQMVATLAARDPPSAVSVVSAAINGQRAFFDNAQVCITCGEDKASKKCSKCKTVKYCDRECQRLHWFMHKKACTRLDQSSALSAKISDADKEQISSAVSSRLQNLNVN